The Terriglobia bacterium genome has a segment encoding these proteins:
- a CDS encoding sigma-70 family RNA polymerase sigma factor: protein MKNDSEIRKLVRDAQAGNRDAFEAIYSCFVSRIYNFLYRLLGSREEAEDLTQQTFLIALKRLVTLRDPGQLESWIYRIARNEVYQKFRRKKVDSLAAEDPDGSNSIEPKENRLHANPEKVLLNVELGQRLQAVLDGLPLKLREVFILAVVQEMSYKDISAVVGRSLLSVKTDIYRARLTAREELGGYLNLNPGTKANG, encoded by the coding sequence ATGAAGAACGACTCGGAGATCAGGAAGCTTGTGCGGGACGCACAGGCGGGAAATCGTGACGCATTCGAAGCGATTTACAGCTGCTTTGTATCCCGCATCTACAACTTCTTGTATAGGTTGCTGGGTTCGCGCGAGGAAGCCGAAGACCTGACCCAGCAGACTTTCCTGATCGCTCTTAAGCGACTTGTAACCTTGAGAGATCCGGGTCAGCTTGAGTCGTGGATTTACAGGATTGCGCGTAACGAAGTCTATCAGAAGTTCCGGCGCAAAAAGGTCGATTCTCTGGCCGCTGAAGACCCTGACGGCAGCAATTCCATCGAGCCCAAGGAGAACCGGCTGCACGCAAATCCTGAGAAAGTTCTTCTGAATGTGGAGTTGGGACAGAGGCTTCAGGCAGTGCTCGACGGCTTGCCACTGAAGCTTCGAGAGGTGTTCATCCTGGCTGTGGTCCAGGAGATGAGTTACAAGGATATAAGCGCTGTGGTCGGCCGTTCGTTGTTATCGGTAAAGACGGATATTTACCGGGCACGTCTAACCGCCAGGGAAGAACTTGGAGGATACCTCAATTTGAATCCTGGCACCAAGGCAAACGGATGA
- a CDS encoding anti-sigma factor → MMSHISRKQISAWLDRQLDSSSAQHLEQHVECCRSCRALRDEMSAMNRLFREMEFFEPPAYLWSRISVGLDREEPASRDWFSNRVFTLGKPGWLRLEVWALAATLVIGLSVAFFHWSAVRAEAQQLAEIDRTYHALLPQNAESYNPFATSPWNNTKINPFRHDGPDTGSSPSRTLEKR, encoded by the coding sequence ATGATGAGCCACATTTCCCGGAAACAGATCTCAGCCTGGCTGGACAGGCAGCTGGATAGCAGCTCAGCTCAGCATTTGGAACAACATGTTGAATGCTGTCGCAGCTGTCGTGCCCTCCGAGACGAGATGTCCGCGATGAACCGGCTGTTCCGCGAAATGGAGTTTTTCGAGCCGCCTGCGTACCTCTGGTCCAGAATTTCCGTGGGTCTTGATCGGGAAGAACCGGCCTCCAGGGACTGGTTTTCAAATCGCGTGTTCACCCTCGGCAAGCCGGGCTGGCTCCGCTTGGAGGTTTGGGCCCTGGCAGCGACCCTAGTAATTGGATTAAGCGTGGCGTTCTTTCACTGGTCCGCCGTCCGCGCCGAAGCACAGCAACTGGCCGAAATTGATCGTACCTATCACGCACTTTTGCCGCAAAATGCGGAATCATACAATCCTTTCGCTACGTCACCTTGGAACAATACCAAGATCAATCCATTCAGGCACGACGGGCCGGACACCGGATCCAGCCCTTCCCGAACGCTCGAGAAAAGGTGA
- a CDS encoding tetratricopeptide repeat protein — MNKTKFGKISHLHRGCLVFVVTFCLAITSLAAPPAQTGAQSGQQGNTAAGEVSQRQVDQMLLSAGAKHEIVKGLIEQGRFDRVLPEMRMIFALNLPDKEEDKIAQSASIIADMLVTAKQFALAHNVLDEAFARMNRNVDKASVLYIKAHVYASEGKVDKALETYSRAQALDKL, encoded by the coding sequence ATGAATAAGACTAAGTTCGGGAAAATAAGCCACTTACACCGGGGCTGTCTGGTCTTTGTCGTCACTTTTTGCTTAGCGATAACCTCGCTGGCCGCCCCCCCTGCCCAAACCGGCGCACAATCGGGGCAGCAAGGCAATACTGCGGCCGGAGAAGTAAGCCAGCGACAAGTCGATCAGATGCTCTTAAGCGCCGGGGCAAAGCATGAGATTGTCAAGGGTTTGATCGAGCAAGGGCGCTTCGATCGTGTTTTGCCCGAAATGAGGATGATCTTCGCGCTCAATCTGCCCGATAAGGAAGAAGACAAGATTGCGCAATCGGCATCCATCATCGCCGACATGCTCGTCACGGCAAAACAGTTCGCGCTCGCGCATAATGTCTTGGACGAGGCCTTCGCTCGAATGAACAGAAACGTCGACAAGGCCTCCGTGCTTTACATCAAGGCGCATGTCTATGCATCCGAAGGCAAGGTCGATAAGGCGCTGGAGACATATAGCCGGGCTCAGGCGCTTGACAAGTTGTAA